A stretch of the Saccharolobus caldissimus genome encodes the following:
- a CDS encoding HEPN domain-containing protein, whose product MKRVNDWLKQAERDIEEAIYSKKGGYYELSCFLSQQSAEKAVKALLQYRGIERRGHSILHLIQNPPNEILECVTYLDKQYTPTRYPDVYDEGSPYEYYTEKDAEECINCALKILNWVKGEIK is encoded by the coding sequence ATGAAGAGAGTTAATGACTGGTTAAAGCAAGCTGAAAGAGATATAGAAGAAGCGATATATTCTAAAAAGGGAGGTTACTATGAGTTATCTTGTTTTTTATCACAACAATCAGCTGAAAAAGCAGTTAAAGCTCTACTTCAATATAGGGGTATAGAAAGGAGAGGTCATTCAATTCTTCATTTAATCCAAAATCCACCTAATGAAATACTAGAATGTGTAACTTACCTAGATAAGCAATATACTCCTACTAGGTATCCCGATGTATATGACGAAGGGTCTCCTTACGAATATTATACTGAAAAAGATGCGGAGGAATGCATAAATTGTGCTTTAAAGATACTTAATTGGGTAAAGGGAGAAATAAAATGA
- a CDS encoding DUF929 domain-containing protein, translating into MNKKILGIIVAVIVIIAGIAAYELFFSKIAMAQGIPAGRFIKISNEDLAPSGKIIVVEQSWYGCPVGAAASWAIYDVLKNYGNLSYELHYSDPDHSPANIPGLIFTGFKSTSVVEFYVAYVYNEYLNASYNGTPIPQNQLIQVGEQILKEEYAQMGLPPQVAQLIIQYETQIPVINYGKPSALYVKPPHLNFAILISGPNGTYIVTTPIVNPTILEGYSPQYVLSHLDQFPQIIQAARMIQNTILEAAGPLATECPT; encoded by the coding sequence ATGAATAAAAAAATCTTGGGCATTATAGTAGCAGTAATAGTGATTATCGCTGGAATTGCCGCATACGAGTTATTCTTCAGTAAAATAGCAATGGCTCAAGGTATTCCAGCAGGAAGATTTATTAAAATAAGTAACGAAGACCTAGCTCCTTCTGGGAAAATTATAGTAGTTGAACAATCATGGTACGGATGTCCAGTAGGTGCAGCAGCTTCATGGGCTATTTACGATGTACTTAAAAATTACGGTAATTTAAGTTATGAATTACATTATTCAGATCCAGATCACAGCCCAGCTAATATACCTGGACTGATATTTACTGGCTTTAAATCCACTTCAGTAGTGGAGTTTTATGTAGCGTATGTATATAATGAATATTTAAACGCGTCATATAATGGAACTCCTATTCCGCAAAATCAGTTAATTCAAGTAGGTGAGCAAATACTTAAAGAGGAATACGCACAAATGGGATTACCTCCTCAAGTGGCTCAATTAATTATTCAATATGAAACTCAAATCCCCGTAATTAACTACGGTAAACCTTCAGCATTATATGTAAAACCACCTCATTTAAACTTCGCAATATTAATTTCTGGTCCTAACGGCACTTACATAGTTACTACGCCGATAGTTAATCCCACAATTCTTGAGGGTTACTCTCCGCAATATGTTCTATCACATTTAGATCAGTTCCCTCAAATAATACAAGCTGCCAGGATGATTCAAAACACGATATTGGAAGCTGCTGGCCCATTAGCTACTGAATGCCCAACTTAA
- a CDS encoding methyltransferase domain-containing protein yields the protein MAFTYDNHPELARLGIFIQNIDARYKPLMRMGISIDEMIYIARRLYPILKDSKRILDLACGNCLITLILSKLVKGEFHAIDDWAIIQKSDVLANLQQDKANIIINDFKDFTIPYNDSFFDSIYTVMYLSNIGKEKRIILAKEIKRVLDNNGRFIVVDTLVFRGKIKKEFEQFFKLSWYGEENGFSFFVWTK from the coding sequence ATGGCCTTTACTTATGATAATCATCCAGAGTTAGCTAGGTTAGGTATATTTATACAAAATATTGATGCTAGGTATAAACCATTAATGAGAATGGGAATTTCTATTGATGAAATGATATATATAGCTAGAAGACTTTATCCAATTCTAAAAGATAGTAAAAGAATTTTAGATTTAGCTTGTGGTAATTGCTTAATTACTCTAATTCTTTCTAAATTGGTAAAGGGAGAATTTCATGCCATTGATGATTGGGCTATTATTCAAAAGAGTGATGTATTAGCTAATCTTCAACAAGATAAGGCAAATATTATTATAAATGACTTTAAGGATTTTACAATCCCTTATAACGATTCCTTTTTTGATTCTATTTATACTGTTATGTATTTATCAAATATAGGAAAAGAAAAAAGAATCATTTTAGCTAAAGAAATTAAAAGGGTTTTAGATAATAATGGTAGATTTATTGTTGTGGATACTTTAGTTTTTAGGGGTAAAATAAAAAAGGAATTTGAGCAATTCTTCAAGCTGAGCTGGTATGGTGAAGAGAATGGATTTTCCTTTTTTGTTTGGACTAAATAA
- a CDS encoding cation:proton antiporter: MDYAILSVILLFTLLLAYLLARLKISPVIAYLLGGLFASTYLNFDFNSSYFSILNFLALNLLAFEIGTSFDISRARELFRRAIGIALVELVLILLLSYYAGLYLLHLDPFISLFLVMASIDTSTSILYKILGRKTNKEDKDLLIAVASIEDIEVFFLYSIVVALNGSINFVRILSVIVEVILAGLIVYVFAKYFITGLSVFTPLSIEDESILILLPIALVFVFEYISQITEIPTTLTMILAGLAFSSISGSERVIKLTAPIREFALIFFFLSVGSYLKVTASIFTFILISLLVLIIKYFSFSIASWLTGTTFVKSFTNGFYMLPISEFGIIVSLEALQQGINVSVVYYVSVVVVLISSIIASIIATRVSIFQRIIGLVYSNSYFLRQLDSAIVWLNRNISKDLSPLSKSLIFRGFIKLFLYLLLPYILFPIINDFVKALVDPIGNILLEYSIYAGEIIIAMFLLMIFLSEGAKLYFTINNEILMRIIKMKSRLFKQFWLELMAISSTFYILFISLIYIIFEIVPLLYNFPSNISLIPIILGLYLAYRRRNIKVNAIAFSRLNRNGITNKNIVKSSLKSIRKLRKNNFRYRIAKILLGK, encoded by the coding sequence ATGGATTATGCAATACTTAGCGTAATATTACTATTTACGTTATTGTTAGCTTATTTACTAGCCAGACTTAAAATTTCTCCAGTAATAGCATATCTTTTAGGTGGTTTGTTTGCATCCACATACCTAAATTTCGACTTTAATTCCTCTTACTTTAGTATTCTAAATTTCTTAGCATTAAACTTATTGGCCTTTGAAATAGGTACTTCATTTGATATTTCTAGAGCTAGAGAACTATTTAGAAGGGCGATTGGAATAGCCTTAGTTGAATTAGTATTAATATTATTATTGTCCTATTATGCAGGACTATATTTATTACATTTAGATCCTTTTATATCTTTATTTTTAGTCATGGCTTCTATAGATACTAGTACTTCAATACTATATAAAATATTAGGACGAAAGACTAATAAGGAAGATAAGGATTTACTAATAGCTGTAGCATCAATAGAAGACATAGAAGTGTTCTTCCTATATTCTATTGTCGTAGCCTTAAACGGTTCCATAAATTTTGTAAGAATATTGTCTGTAATAGTTGAGGTAATATTGGCTGGGCTAATTGTATATGTTTTCGCTAAATATTTTATAACAGGATTATCAGTCTTTACACCTTTAAGTATAGAAGATGAAAGCATACTTATCTTGTTACCAATTGCATTAGTATTTGTCTTTGAGTATATCTCACAAATAACTGAAATACCCACAACTTTAACAATGATATTAGCGGGCTTAGCTTTTTCCTCAATTAGCGGAAGTGAAAGAGTAATTAAGTTGACTGCACCAATTAGAGAGTTTGCTTTAATCTTCTTCTTCTTATCCGTAGGCAGTTATCTAAAAGTTACGGCTTCAATATTTACATTTATCTTAATTTCTCTTCTAGTATTAATTATAAAATACTTCTCATTTAGTATAGCTTCATGGCTAACTGGAACGACATTTGTAAAGTCTTTTACTAATGGCTTTTATATGTTGCCGATAAGTGAATTCGGAATCATAGTTTCCTTAGAGGCTTTACAACAAGGAATTAACGTATCTGTAGTATATTACGTCTCAGTTGTAGTAGTTTTAATATCATCTATAATAGCTTCGATTATAGCTACTAGAGTATCAATATTTCAAAGGATTATAGGATTAGTATACTCTAATTCTTACTTTTTAAGGCAATTGGATTCTGCAATAGTTTGGCTAAATAGAAACATATCTAAAGATCTCTCCCCTCTATCAAAATCCCTAATTTTTAGAGGTTTTATCAAATTATTCCTATACTTACTATTACCTTATATTTTATTCCCTATTATTAACGACTTCGTAAAAGCCTTAGTTGATCCAATAGGCAATATCTTATTGGAATATAGTATATATGCTGGAGAAATAATAATAGCAATGTTTTTATTGATGATATTCCTATCTGAAGGAGCTAAACTTTATTTTACAATAAATAATGAAATTCTAATGAGGATAATAAAAATGAAAAGCAGATTATTCAAACAATTTTGGCTAGAGCTCATGGCTATCTCATCAACATTTTATATATTATTTATTTCATTAATATATATTATATTTGAAATTGTACCATTATTATATAATTTTCCGAGTAATATTTCATTAATACCAATTATATTAGGACTTTATTTAGCTTATAGAAGAAGAAACATAAAAGTTAACGCAATTGCATTCAGTAGGTTAAATAGAAATGGAATTACTAATAAAAATATAGTTAAATCAAGTCTTAAAAGTATAAGAAAATTAAGGAAAAATAATTTTAGATATAGAATAGCAAAAATTCTTCTAGGAAAATAG
- a CDS encoding nucleotidyltransferase domain-containing protein gives MKLIMLFGSRARGDFTENSDYDVLVVGDEIPKDPRKVSNQLYMDVIKMFPGEVDAIFMNTEVFLRKLKEGIPFILQIIEEGKVIYKDEKFWNDIFQIYSNVRPLYERRGKEWIRIK, from the coding sequence ATGAAATTAATAATGTTATTTGGCTCAAGGGCTAGGGGAGATTTTACCGAGAATAGCGACTATGATGTATTAGTGGTTGGAGATGAAATACCAAAAGATCCAAGAAAGGTATCAAATCAATTATATATGGATGTAATAAAGATGTTTCCAGGAGAAGTTGATGCGATATTTATGAATACTGAAGTATTTTTAAGGAAATTAAAGGAAGGAATTCCTTTTATTCTTCAAATAATAGAGGAAGGAAAAGTTATATATAAAGATGAGAAATTTTGGAATGACATATTTCAAATTTACTCTAATGTAAGACCATTATATGAAAGAAGGGGTAAAGAATGGATTAGAATTAAATGA
- a CDS encoding acetamidase/formamidase family protein — translation MQYTIHAKTHNKWDNTLPPIMSITDGDIITVETKEASDEQVTPTSTPQDLAKLDFSKIHPLTGPIEIKGAEPGDVIEIEFLEFKHKGWGWTGVIPGFGFLADEQYTAPIDLQGPALKIWKVDEKYAYAKFGDLNVKVPISPFPGVIGTALPYRGKLSTIPPRENGGNMDIKHLTVGTKLYLPVFVKGGLLSIGDTHLAQGDGEVCGTAIEAPMEVTMKVKLLKNIGLTQPIFITKKVKEIESNEYIAYPGIDSNLWNAAKKAIKGIISILAKYMSPVEAYILASVAVNLRISEVVDVPNWIVTAYLPKDIFETEIEIF, via the coding sequence ATGCAATACACAATTCACGCAAAAACGCATAATAAGTGGGATAATACATTACCACCTATTATGAGCATCACGGATGGAGACATAATTACGGTAGAGACAAAAGAAGCCTCAGACGAACAAGTAACTCCTACATCTACTCCTCAAGATTTAGCTAAACTCGATTTTTCTAAGATTCACCCTTTAACTGGCCCTATAGAAATAAAGGGAGCTGAACCAGGAGATGTTATAGAGATTGAATTTTTAGAGTTCAAGCATAAAGGGTGGGGATGGACTGGAGTAATACCAGGATTCGGATTTCTAGCGGATGAGCAATATACTGCTCCAATTGATCTTCAAGGGCCTGCATTAAAGATATGGAAAGTTGATGAAAAATACGCTTATGCTAAATTTGGCGATTTAAATGTAAAAGTACCCATTAGCCCATTCCCTGGTGTAATAGGAACTGCTCTGCCTTATAGGGGCAAATTAAGTACAATACCCCCAAGAGAAAACGGAGGAAATATGGATATAAAACACCTTACAGTTGGAACTAAATTATATTTGCCAGTTTTCGTTAAGGGTGGTTTATTATCAATCGGTGATACTCACTTAGCTCAAGGAGATGGAGAAGTATGCGGTACGGCAATAGAGGCTCCTATGGAAGTTACAATGAAAGTTAAATTATTAAAGAACATAGGATTAACTCAGCCTATATTTATTACTAAAAAAGTTAAAGAAATAGAATCTAATGAGTACATAGCATATCCAGGAATTGATAGTAATTTATGGAACGCTGCTAAGAAAGCGATAAAGGGCATAATTTCAATTCTTGCCAAATACATGTCACCAGTTGAGGCATATATATTAGCTAGCGTAGCTGTAAATTTAAGAATTAGTGAAGTTGTAGATGTACCCAATTGGATAGTTACCGCATATCTACCAAAGGATATTTTTGAGACTGAAATAGAAATATTTTGA